A genomic window from Oncorhynchus masou masou isolate Uvic2021 unplaced genomic scaffold, UVic_Omas_1.1 unplaced_scaffold_1459, whole genome shotgun sequence includes:
- the LOC135530916 gene encoding syntaxin-10-like, producing MSCRRGETLERTRQAVQEMKDQLSSPSVVAQAEKKNRQALMGASGQDRSDGLESHLVSTNSRYIQDQQEQQQLIMQDQDEQLELVTGSIRVLKDMSGRIGDELDQQAVMLGEFGEEMDQTGSRMDSVLKKMEKVSHMTSSELTHTLHLCQFFSLTHIDDRYNTTSLFTLISLSLS from the exons ATGagctgcaggagaggagagactttgGAGCGAACACGGCAGGCCGTACAG GAGATGAAGGATCAACTCTCCAGTCCCTCTGTTGTGGCCCAggcagagaagaagaacagacaG GCTCTGATGGGTGCGTCTGGGCAGGACAGGTCTGATGGTCTGGAGTCTCACCTGGTGTCAACCAACTCCAGATACATCCAGGATCAACAGGAACAGCAGCAg TTGATCATGCAGGACCAGGATGAGCAGTTGGAGCTGGTGACAGGAAGCATCAGAGTACTGAAAGACATGTCAGGACGCATCGGAGATGAACTAGACCAGCAGGCtgt TATGCTAGGAGAGTTTGGAGAGGAGATGGACCAGACAGGTTCTAGGATGGACTCTGTCCTCAAGAAGATGGAGAAAGTCTCCCACATGACAAGCAgtgagttaacacacacactacatctctgtcagttcttctctctcacacacatagacGACAGGTACAACACCACCTCCCTCTTTACCTTAatatcactctccctctct